The following coding sequences lie in one Arachis hypogaea cultivar Tifrunner chromosome 9, arahy.Tifrunner.gnm2.J5K5, whole genome shotgun sequence genomic window:
- the LOC140175175 gene encoding uncharacterized protein, with amino-acid sequence MHSTTKETPFRLVYGSEAMIPIEISHGSLITQANDHEQARHAELDLIEKVRSMAIVHHQALQQRIGQRHDKNVQPRSFHVGDIVLRKSKEARRPPSHGKLAVTWDEPYRIHGVLGRGAYQLERLDGTKLPNTWNVNSLKQNYS; translated from the coding sequence ATGCATTCGACAACCAAGGAAACACCCTTTCGTTTGGTATACGGATCAGAGGCAATGATACCAATTGAAATTTCCCATGGTTCCTTGATAACACAAGCCAATGATCATGAACAAGCTCGGCATGCCGAGCttgatttaattgaaaaagtGCGAAGCATGGCCATAGTTCATCATCAGGCTCTACAACAACGAATAGGCCAACGACATGACAAGAATGTGCAGCCAAGATCTTTTCATGTGGGCGACATAGTACTAAGGAAGAGTAAGGAAGCCCGAAGACCCCCCTCCCATGGAAAGCTCGCCGTAACATGGGACGAACCTTACAGAATACATGGAGTCTTAGGCAGAGGAGCTTATCAATTGGAACGATTAGACGGCACAAAACTACCCAATACCTGGAATGTTAATTCCTTAAAACAAAATTACAGTTAG